From the genome of Populus alba chromosome 10, ASM523922v2, whole genome shotgun sequence, one region includes:
- the LOC118043014 gene encoding phosphate transporter PHO1 homolog 3: MQGYNGLKYFLTIVAVCLRTAYSINKGNGWRAIAWVFSSIAAIIGTYWDLVFDWELLQRHSKNRWLRDKLLLPHKSIYFGAMVLNILLRFAWLQTVLNFRVTSLNKETMITLVASLEIIRRGMWNFFRLENEHLNNVGKYRAFKFVPLPFNNVEDDDHDD, translated from the exons ATGCAAGGATACAACGGATTGAAGTATTTTTTGACAATAGTAGCTGTTTGTTTGAGGACAGCTTACAGCATTAACAAGGGGAATGGTTGGAGAGCAATAGCATGGGTTTTCTCATCCATTGCAGCAATCATTGGCACATATTGGGATCTTGTTTTTGACTGGGAGCTTCTTCAGCGCCATTCTAAGAATAGATGGCTGAGAGACAAACTCCTTCTCCCTcacaaatcaatatattttggaGCCATG GTCTTGAATATATTGCTGAGATTTGCTTGGCTGCAAACAGTATTGAACTTCAGGGTTACTTCCTTGAACAAAGAAACAATGATTACCCTTGTGGCCAGCCTCGAGATCATTCGCCGTGGCATGTGGAATTTCTTTAG GTTGGAAAATGAACATTTGAACAACGTTGGAAAATATCGAGCATTCAAGTTTGTGCCTTTACCTTTCAACAATGTGGAAGATGATGACCACGATGACTAA